TTGCTGCAATTGCATCCTTTGCTGGCTGGATACAATCTTTTTTAGAGGCTGTAGCCTTAACATGCTTTTCACACATTAAAGCGCAAGCTTCTAACTTTAAAATAGCAATCTTACAGGCATTTTTAGCAGACGACATAAACAACTCCTTTTTTTAATTTGTTTCTGCTTGAATCCTAAATCCAAAAAAGGTTTTGTCAATTTCTAGAAACCTGAAAAAAATATCCTAAAAAGAAACACTTTGTTTTTGTAAAAAACTAAATAAGCTGCCCCAAATTGAGGTTGAAACATTGCATCCAAGCTCATCATCGCTTTCATCATCGCTGTGCATAATTTTTTGTAAAATTGAAGGCTGAGCTTTTTTTATCAACTCTATTTCTCGATCAGAATGTAAAATCTGTTTTTTAATATAATCTAAAGCAGTTGTTTGATTTCCTATTTCATCAATAAGTTTCAAACCAAAAGCTTGATGACCAGTAAATATTTTGCCGTTTGCCCAAACATCTTTTTGATCAACTGAAAGATGACGACACCTAACAATATCAGCAACAAACTGCTCATAACAATCATCTGTTAACTGCTGAAGCATATCTTTTTGCTGCTTTGTAATTTCAGCTAATGGATCACAGCTGTTTTTATAACTGCCTGATGAAATATCGACAGTCTCAACATTGTAAGCGTCTAAAAGCTTTTTAAATCTCATTTGAGTTCCAAGCTTGGCGCCAATACTTCCAACCAAAGAACTACCAGATGCCACAATATAATCAGTATTTGCGGCTACTTGATAAGCACCAGAAGCACAAAGATTTTCACTATATGAAACAATTGGCTTTGGATATTGTTTTTTCAGGTTAATGATCTCTTGGCAAATTGCTTGAGTTGATCCAGCAGCTCCACCAGGACAGTCCATTTTAATTAAAATAGCTTTAATCTCATTGTCTTTAAAAAACTCTTTCAACTGTTTATTGTACCTTGCTGATGATGTTATCACGCTAGACATTACAATCATGCCAACTTTGTTTTTAGGTTCAACATGGTCTGACCACTGCTTTTTTAAACCTTTAAATACAGGGACTGCAAATTGAATAATGAGTAAAACCCAAAAAATATTTTTTAACGTATCTGAAACTTTTGACATAATATGCCCTCTTTGCTCATAGAAATGATATAAAAATGATTAAAATATACTGTACCAAATAACATAGTTTTAGAAAGTTGAAAAAATATGATTGTTTTTTGATATTAGGCTTTGACTTTGCAGCCCGTATTCGATACAATTCTTATATCTTAAAAGTTTTCTTAGAAATATACGTGTAAAAAGTTTGGGGCGGTTAGCTCAGTTGGTAGAGCATCAGTCTTACAAACTGGGGGTCGCTGGTTCGAATCCAGCACCGCCCACCAAAATTTGTTCCTTGGTAGCTCAGTTGGTAGAGCAAACGACTGTTAATCGTTAGGTCGCTGGTTCGAGTCCAGCCCAAGGAGCCATTCATTTCATTAAATGAATCATAAAACTTTGTGGGGTTGTAGCTCAGTTGGTTAGAGCGTTCGCCTGTCACGCGAAAGGTCGCGAGTTCGAGTCTCGTCAATCCCGCCAGTCTTTGTTCCTTACCGAACTTCTTCTGGTTTTGCCGCTAAAGGCACACAAACAATAAAACTCACCGTAAATTAAAAATTATTCAAAATTGAAAAATGTAGTTTGTATGCATCCTTCGTGTTTGTAACAAACTCATTATTTCGTAAAGCCCGCGTACTCTTGTAGTCGCGGGCTTTTTTTCAACCTAAATAATCAATCTTTAATCCATTAAACCAAGTTAAAAATTAAGTAAAAATCATGAATCATAAAACAATCTTTTTATTGACCCTCGCTATACATACAACAATCTTTAACAACCCAATCGTCAAAATTGTACCTTTTTTGCTTACAAAACATGTCTCGATTCTTACTGAATGCTGTATAGAGCATTATCCTGAGCTTTTCTCTAGCTCTCCTGATAGCCCTGGAATGAAATCTCATCAAGCAAGACGTGACTATGCTTTCGCACAGGCTATGCACATAGGAGCACTTTGTAATGAGCTAGGGCAAATTGATAATAAAGTAAATGGATCAATTACCACTACCAAGGTTTTAGAAATAAATGACATTCCGGCAGGATACATTAAATATACGTCTTGCCATCCTTTAAAAAGCATAGGAAAAATCGATCAGCTTGCCATACTAAACAAACACAGAAGGCAAAACCTAGGCAATGTTTTAATGTGTCATGCTTTGGATGATTTTTACAAAAATGATGCTATTTCTTTTGCTTACGTTTTAACCACAACCAAAACAGTGGGCGAAAAATTTTACCAGAACAAATTAGGCTTTTCTTTTTTAGACGAGCAAAAATCGTTGAATTACCCTGATGAAACCTTATTTCGATGGGGCGCTCGAATTCGGAATTTATAAATATTTTAATTGAGCTAAGGGCGTTGTTATGTTGCAAGCAAAATCCATTCAAGCAGAAAAAGAAATACATGATGGCATTCGGATATCAATCATGCGCAAGCCTCGTGGGGATTATGATTTATTAATTTCAGCACTGGCTCCATCTGAATTACTTTTGCAATCCTATCAAGATCAAAAAATAACCTGGTATGAATATGAGCATGCATTTTTACTGGAGATGAAGAATAATTCAGACGCCCAAAGAATGCTTCAATTCATTATCGATATTTCAAAATTTACTGATGTAACTCTTTTATGCTGGGAGCAAACGCCTGATCAATGCCATAGACGATTAATTACAGAATTAATTAGTACGATCAGCAACAACAACGTAAAGATCATTCTTAAATGACAAGTTGTATGCATCCTTCGTGTTTGTAACAAACTCATTATTTTGTAAAGCCCGCGTACTCTTGTAGTCGCCGGATTTTTTTTGTGTTTTTTATTAACTCTTCATATTTCAAGCAGAATATTTTACAACTCAGCTAGTCTGACAATAGACCTCTTCTGAAAGTATATTTTTTGGTTTTATGCAGACAAAAAGCAATGCTCTTTTTTCACGCCTTATTTCCTGTGGCTTGAGCCACCAGGTGCAGCAATCTATTAAGATTCCATGTAATTTTATAAAAAGCTTAAAATGATTTTTATTTTATGCTGGACCTCGTGGTTCCGGCCGTCGACTTTGGCTATGGCGGACACGGCAAGCCACAAGGAATAAGAATAGGAAAATGTTTTTTAGGTTGAAGATGAGACAAACTAATTTCACCTTGGTAGCTTAATGCCACCTGGCCTACAAACGATTTCAGGATGCTCAAGCATGTCAATAATTTTTTTGTAGCTTGTAGCCGAACAAGCCCATTTCTTTAAAAAAGCAGCAGCCTTATTGATTGGATCTCTCTGCGATGAAAAACCGCTTATTGCTAGGCTAGCTATTGCTGCTGGGTCTTCTGCTTGCTCAATATAGGAAGAACTGTTCTTATAATATTCTTTACAAAGGTCCAATACTGGAATATAAGAACCTCCTTGTCGACGATATCTATAAACATAGCCATTTGGTTTATACCGAGCTCCAACAAAAATTAAAGCTTTAACCATCTCTACATTTCCATAATCTGCAAAGTATTCTAAAGGAACATCGCCCAATTCAGTTCCACAAAATTCTTGAGCATTAAAATCAATTCCTCGATGCTGCAGCTCTAAGATCGTAGAAGGACTCTTAAGATCTGTGAGTTTAATACTTTTAAGATCAAATTTTTCGTGCTGTAGCAGCATCCTTACGATATTTTGATGACCCAACCGATCAGCCCTACTAAAAAATCCATACTCTGGACCAACCAAATCAGCATCAAGCATACTTTTTAATAAATCGCTCTTGCCAAGTGAAGCATACATATAACTAACAACCCTCATATCATTAAGCGTACGCTCAAAATCAACATCTTTTAAGCAAGATATAACGCGAAGC
The genomic region above belongs to Candidatus Dependentiae bacterium and contains:
- the sppA gene encoding signal peptide peptidase SppA, whose amino-acid sequence is MSKVSDTLKNIFWVLLIIQFAVPVFKGLKKQWSDHVEPKNKVGMIVMSSVITSSARYNKQLKEFFKDNEIKAILIKMDCPGGAAGSTQAICQEIINLKKQYPKPIVSYSENLCASGAYQVAANTDYIVASGSSLVGSIGAKLGTQMRFKKLLDAYNVETVDISSGSYKNSCDPLAEITKQQKDMLQQLTDDCYEQFVADIVRCRHLSVDQKDVWANGKIFTGHQAFGLKLIDEIGNQTTALDYIKKQILHSDREIELIKKAQPSILQKIMHSDDESDDELGCNVSTSIWGSLFSFLQKQSVSF
- a CDS encoding GNAT family N-acetyltransferase, translating into MNHKTIFLLTLAIHTTIFNNPIVKIVPFLLTKHVSILTECCIEHYPELFSSSPDSPGMKSHQARRDYAFAQAMHIGALCNELGQIDNKVNGSITTTKVLEINDIPAGYIKYTSCHPLKSIGKIDQLAILNKHRRQNLGNVLMCHALDDFYKNDAISFAYVLTTTKTVGEKFYQNKLGFSFLDEQKSLNYPDETLFRWGARIRNL
- a CDS encoding DUF488 family protein yields the protein MLQAKSIQAEKEIHDGIRISIMRKPRGDYDLLISALAPSELLLQSYQDQKITWYEYEHAFLLEMKNNSDAQRMLQFIIDISKFTDVTLLCWEQTPDQCHRRLITELISTISNNNVKIILK